In Camelus bactrianus isolate YW-2024 breed Bactrian camel chromosome 18, ASM4877302v1, whole genome shotgun sequence, one DNA window encodes the following:
- the PCOLCE gene encoding procollagen C-endopeptidase enhancer 1 isoform X1 gives MLPAATASLLGPLLTAWVLLPFAQGQTPNYTRPVFLCGGSVTGESGYLASEGFPNHYPPNKECIWTVTVPESQTVTLSFRVFDLELHPSCRYDALEVFTGTGTSGQRLGRFCGTFRPAPLVAPGNQVTLRMTSDEGTGGRGFLLWYSGRATSGTGPPPGARRKWVTDPRVEWAAWGYWDEHQFCGGRLEKAQGTLTTPNWPESDYPPGISCSWHIIAPPDQVISLTFGKFDLEPDSYCRYDSVSVFNGAVSDDAKRLGKFCGDTAPGPISSEGNELLVQFVSDLSVTADGFSASYRTLPRGATEEGPARSPGEDSRSSPPLLSPGPKPGAGTKVKPEPLPEEKLKALPKAEAAPVGPGAASVPCPKQCRRKGTLQSNFCNSNLVVTATVKSMVRGPGEGLMVTVSLIGVYKTGGLDLPSPPTDTSLKFYVPCKHCPHMKKGASYLLMSQVEENRGLILPPENFVVPYRPNQDQILTNLSKRRCASQPVQAAGSQA, from the exons ATGCTGCCTGCTGCCACAGCCTCCCTCCTGGGGCCCCTCCTCACTGCCTGGGTTCTGCTGCCTTTCGCCCAGGGCCAGACCCCCAACTACACCAG ACCTGTGTTCCTGTGCGGAGGGTCTGTGACTGGGGAGTCCGGCTACCTGGCAAGTGAGGGTTTCCCTAACCACTACCCCCCCAATAAGGAGTGCATCTGGACAGTAACG GTCCCTGAGAGCCAGACTGTGACTCTCTCCTTCCGAGTCTTTGACCTGGAGCTGCACCCCTCCTGCCGTTACGATGCTCTGGAGGTCTTTACTGGGACTGGAACCTCGGGCCAGCGGCTTGGACGCTTCTGTGGGACCTTCCGGCCAGCGCCCTTAGTCGCCCCTGGCAACCAGGTGACCCTGAGGATGACATCCGACGAGGGCACGGGAGGACGAGGCTTCCTGCTCTGGTACAGCGGGCGGGCCACCTCAGGCACTG GCCCCCCCCCAGGCGCGAGGCGGAAATGGGTCACGGACCCGCGGGTGGAATGGGCGGCCTGGGGTTACTGGGACG agcacCAATTTTGCGGGGGGCGGCTGGAGAAGGCCCAGGGAACCCTGACCACGCCCAACTGGCCCGAGTCCGATTACCCCCCGGGCATCAGCTGTTCCTGGCACATCATCGCGCCCCCGGACCAG GTGATCTCACTGACCTTCGGTAAGTTTGACCTGGAACCTGATTCCTACTGCCGCTATGACTCAGTCAGCGTGTTCAACGGAGCTGTGAGCGACGACGCCAAGCGGCTGGGGAAGTTCTGCGGCGACACCGCCCCGGG TCCCATCTCCTCTGAAGGGAACGAGCTCCTTGTCCAGTTCGTCTCGGACCTCAGCGTCACGGCCGACGGCTTCTCAGCCTCCTACAGGACTCTGCCGCGGGGCGCCACTGAAGAAGGGCCGGCCCGGAGCCCAGGGGAGGACTCCCGGTCGAGTCCCCCGCTCCTCAGCCCAGGCCCCAAGCCTGGAGCCGGGACCAAAGTCAAGCCTGAACCACTACCTGAGGAAAAACTGAAGGCCCTACCTAAGGCAGAGGCAGCTCCGGTGGGCCCCG GTGCAGCCAGTGTCCCCTGCCCAAAGCAGTGCCGGCGGAAAGGCACCTTGCAGAGCAACTTCTGTAACAGCAACCTGG TGGTGACCGCAACAGTGAAGTCCATGGTTCGGGGCCCAGGGGAGGGCCTCATGGTGACTGTCAGTCTCATTGGTGTTTACAAAACCGGAGGCCTGGATCTGCCATCTCCACCCACTGACACCTCCTTAAAGTTTTACGTGCCCTGCAAGCACTGCCCCCACATGAAGAAAG gagccAGTTACCTGCTGATGAGCCAGGTGGAAGAGAACAGAGGTCTCATCCTTCCTCCAGAGAACTTCGTGGTTCCCTACCGGCCCAACCAGGACCAGATCCTCACCAACCTCAGCAAGAGGAGGTGCGCATCCCAGCCTGTTCAGGCTGCTGGGTCCCAGGCCTAA
- the PCOLCE gene encoding procollagen C-endopeptidase enhancer 1 isoform X2, protein MLPAATASLLGPLLTAWVLLPFAQGQTPNYTRPVFLCGGSVTGESGYLASEGFPNHYPPNKECIWTVTVPESQTVTLSFRVFDLELHPSCRYDALEVFTGTGTSGQRLGRFCGTFRPAPLVAPGNQVTLRMTSDEGTGGRGFLLWYSGRATSGTEHQFCGGRLEKAQGTLTTPNWPESDYPPGISCSWHIIAPPDQVISLTFGKFDLEPDSYCRYDSVSVFNGAVSDDAKRLGKFCGDTAPGPISSEGNELLVQFVSDLSVTADGFSASYRTLPRGATEEGPARSPGEDSRSSPPLLSPGPKPGAGTKVKPEPLPEEKLKALPKAEAAPVGPGAASVPCPKQCRRKGTLQSNFCNSNLVVTATVKSMVRGPGEGLMVTVSLIGVYKTGGLDLPSPPTDTSLKFYVPCKHCPHMKKGASYLLMSQVEENRGLILPPENFVVPYRPNQDQILTNLSKRRCASQPVQAAGSQA, encoded by the exons ATGCTGCCTGCTGCCACAGCCTCCCTCCTGGGGCCCCTCCTCACTGCCTGGGTTCTGCTGCCTTTCGCCCAGGGCCAGACCCCCAACTACACCAG ACCTGTGTTCCTGTGCGGAGGGTCTGTGACTGGGGAGTCCGGCTACCTGGCAAGTGAGGGTTTCCCTAACCACTACCCCCCCAATAAGGAGTGCATCTGGACAGTAACG GTCCCTGAGAGCCAGACTGTGACTCTCTCCTTCCGAGTCTTTGACCTGGAGCTGCACCCCTCCTGCCGTTACGATGCTCTGGAGGTCTTTACTGGGACTGGAACCTCGGGCCAGCGGCTTGGACGCTTCTGTGGGACCTTCCGGCCAGCGCCCTTAGTCGCCCCTGGCAACCAGGTGACCCTGAGGATGACATCCGACGAGGGCACGGGAGGACGAGGCTTCCTGCTCTGGTACAGCGGGCGGGCCACCTCAGGCACTG agcacCAATTTTGCGGGGGGCGGCTGGAGAAGGCCCAGGGAACCCTGACCACGCCCAACTGGCCCGAGTCCGATTACCCCCCGGGCATCAGCTGTTCCTGGCACATCATCGCGCCCCCGGACCAG GTGATCTCACTGACCTTCGGTAAGTTTGACCTGGAACCTGATTCCTACTGCCGCTATGACTCAGTCAGCGTGTTCAACGGAGCTGTGAGCGACGACGCCAAGCGGCTGGGGAAGTTCTGCGGCGACACCGCCCCGGG TCCCATCTCCTCTGAAGGGAACGAGCTCCTTGTCCAGTTCGTCTCGGACCTCAGCGTCACGGCCGACGGCTTCTCAGCCTCCTACAGGACTCTGCCGCGGGGCGCCACTGAAGAAGGGCCGGCCCGGAGCCCAGGGGAGGACTCCCGGTCGAGTCCCCCGCTCCTCAGCCCAGGCCCCAAGCCTGGAGCCGGGACCAAAGTCAAGCCTGAACCACTACCTGAGGAAAAACTGAAGGCCCTACCTAAGGCAGAGGCAGCTCCGGTGGGCCCCG GTGCAGCCAGTGTCCCCTGCCCAAAGCAGTGCCGGCGGAAAGGCACCTTGCAGAGCAACTTCTGTAACAGCAACCTGG TGGTGACCGCAACAGTGAAGTCCATGGTTCGGGGCCCAGGGGAGGGCCTCATGGTGACTGTCAGTCTCATTGGTGTTTACAAAACCGGAGGCCTGGATCTGCCATCTCCACCCACTGACACCTCCTTAAAGTTTTACGTGCCCTGCAAGCACTGCCCCCACATGAAGAAAG gagccAGTTACCTGCTGATGAGCCAGGTGGAAGAGAACAGAGGTCTCATCCTTCCTCCAGAGAACTTCGTGGTTCCCTACCGGCCCAACCAGGACCAGATCCTCACCAACCTCAGCAAGAGGAGGTGCGCATCCCAGCCTGTTCAGGCTGCTGGGTCCCAGGCCTAA
- the MOSPD3 gene encoding motile sperm domain-containing protein 3, which yields MRRGAPQDQELVGSGAPGRGSRGAPPLSGPVVPVLVFPPDLVFRADQRSGPRQLLTLYNPTGAALRFRVLCTAPAKYTVFDAEGYVKPQSCIDIVIRHVAPNPSHYDVQDRFRIELSEEGTEGRVVGRKDITSVLRAPAYPLKLQGQPDPTPHPGPPSWTAPPTAQHFPENPHPQLATSSFLLFLLTGIVSVAFLLLPLQDELGSQLPQILHVSLGQKLVAAYVLGLLTMVFLRT from the exons ATGCGCCGTGGGGCGCCCCAGGACCAGGAGCTGGTGGGTTCGGGGGCTCCTGGGCGGGGGTCCCGGGGCGCCCCTCCTCTCTCGGGACCTGTTGTCCCGGTTCTCGTCTTTCCCCCGGATCTAGTATTCAGGGCGGACCAGCGGAGCGGACCCCGGCAGCTGCTGACCCTCTATAACCCCACGGGAGCAGCGCTTCGCTTCCGAG TCCTGTGCACAGCACCTGCCAAATACACAGTGTTTGACGCGGAAGGATATGTGAAGCCTCAATCCTGCATTGACAT TGTGATTCGCCACGTGGCCCCTAATCCCAGCCATTATGACGTCCAGGACCGCTTCCGCATTGAGCTGTCTGAGGAGGGAACAGAGGGCCGTGTGGTGGGGCGCAAGGACATCACCTCGGTTCTGAGGGCCCCTGCATACCCCCTTAAGCTTCAGGGACAGCCTGACCCAACACCCCACCCAGGGCCTCCTTCCTGGACAGCACCACCCACGGCCCAACACTTCCCAGAAA ATCCCCACCCTCAACTAGCCAccagctccttcctcctcttcttgctGACGGGCATAGTCTCTGTGGCCTTCCTGCTTCTCCCGCTCCAGGATGAACTCGGCAGCCAGCTGCCCCAAATCCTGCACGTCTCCCTGGGACAAAAGTTGGTGGCAGCCTACGTCTTGG GCCTCCTGACCATGGTGTTCCTCCGGACCTGA